A section of the Nitrospirota bacterium genome encodes:
- the speB gene encoding agmatinase produces the protein MPKSVSCFCGPEYAKAYSDASTVILPVPFDKTSTWQKGADKGPAAIIEASGYLELYDIETDSEVYKKGIFTARPINAVSSQQLIKKADAAVSRYLKDNKLVVSLGGDHSVSIGVIKAYANHFKDLSVLHLDAHGDSREFYEGSPYNHACVIARAREYTKNVVSAGIRSIDGSELPGMDRKKVFFAHDIHDSDKWIAKAVRQLSGSVYITIDLDVFDPGIMPSTGTPEPGGLGWYQVLKLLAAVAKTKRIVGFDIVELCPSRDKAPDFLAAKLIYTLLSYIYGDRSDKT, from the coding sequence ATGCCGAAGTCTGTTTCCTGTTTTTGCGGGCCGGAGTATGCCAAAGCTTATTCTGATGCCTCAACCGTAATTCTTCCGGTTCCTTTTGACAAAACCAGTACATGGCAAAAAGGTGCTGATAAAGGCCCTGCCGCTATCATTGAGGCTTCAGGATATCTTGAACTCTACGATATTGAGACCGACAGCGAGGTATACAAAAAGGGCATTTTCACTGCCCGGCCTATCAATGCAGTTTCCTCCCAACAGTTGATCAAAAAAGCTGATGCGGCAGTATCACGCTATCTTAAGGACAATAAACTTGTTGTGTCGCTCGGCGGCGATCATTCGGTCTCTATCGGCGTGATCAAGGCTTATGCCAATCACTTTAAGGATCTGAGTGTCCTGCATCTGGATGCACATGGCGATTCACGCGAATTCTATGAAGGAAGCCCCTATAATCATGCCTGCGTTATCGCACGGGCCAGGGAATATACCAAAAACGTAGTTTCTGCAGGTATTCGCAGCATAGATGGCTCTGAGTTGCCTGGCATGGACAGGAAGAAGGTGTTCTTTGCCCATGATATTCACGATTCAGACAAATGGATAGCTAAGGCGGTGAGGCAGCTGAGCGGCAGTGTCTATATCACCATAGATCTTGATGTATTCGATCCGGGTATCATGCCCTCAACAGGCACGCCTGAGCCGGGCGGGTTAGGGTGGTATCAGGTTCTGAAGCTCCTCGCTGCTGTCGCGAAGACAAAACGGATCGTGGGGTTCGATATCGTTGAGCTCTGTCCCTCAAGGGACAAGGCCCCTGATTTTCTGGCTGCCAAACTGATCTATACGCTCCTGAGCTATATTTACGGAGATAGATCAGATAAGACATAA
- a CDS encoding nitroreductase family protein — MIQFSINEDLCTQCGECASDCPAGIIAMEGYPRITDEERCYRCQHCLAVCPTGAVSVLGKDPVASTQISGNMVDPAQLEILIKGRRAVRRYTGKDLSQSLIDELLAIACYAPTGVNSQSVLFTVVREARVMANLREEVMSGLAKLQEAGGLPEGFVGQYMGMALKGWQEEGKDIIFRGAPHLLLTSAPRNSPCPVQDTHIALATFQLMAHARGVGTVWDGLFMMVLSLLPNLSGRLGIPDDHMPGYAMAFGEPAVDYHRTVQRGPAQVNVVK; from the coding sequence ATGATTCAGTTTAGTATCAATGAAGATCTCTGTACCCAGTGCGGCGAGTGCGCGTCCGATTGTCCGGCCGGCATTATCGCCATGGAAGGTTACCCCAGGATTACTGACGAGGAGCGGTGTTACCGCTGCCAGCACTGCCTTGCTGTCTGTCCGACCGGGGCGGTCTCGGTCCTCGGCAAGGACCCGGTGGCCAGCACTCAGATATCCGGCAATATGGTAGACCCAGCTCAGCTGGAAATCCTGATCAAGGGGCGGCGGGCAGTCCGCCGATATACCGGCAAAGACCTGTCGCAATCCCTGATTGATGAACTCCTGGCCATCGCCTGCTATGCTCCCACCGGGGTTAACAGCCAGTCGGTGCTGTTCACCGTTGTCAGGGAGGCCAGGGTCATGGCTAACCTGCGGGAAGAGGTGATGAGCGGACTTGCCAAACTGCAGGAAGCAGGCGGACTGCCGGAAGGCTTTGTCGGTCAATATATGGGCATGGCACTCAAGGGCTGGCAGGAGGAGGGTAAAGACATCATCTTCCGCGGCGCCCCCCATCTGCTGCTGACAAGTGCTCCCAGGAACTCGCCCTGCCCGGTCCAGGATACCCATATCGCCCTGGCCACCTTCCAGCTTATGGCCCACGCTCGCGGGGTTGGCACGGTCTGGGACGGGCTGTTTATGATGGTTCTTTCGCTACTGCCAAACCTGTCCGGGCGGCTCGGTATTCCCGATGACCATATGCCCGGTTATGCCATGGCCTTCGGAGAGCCGGCAGTAGATTATCATCGCACTGTCCAGCGCGGTCCGGCCCAGGTAAACGTGGTCAAATAA
- a CDS encoding HNH endonuclease: MDRFTCRHCGASPAKMLGVELHVDHIIAWSKGGETVLSNLQTLCSKCNLGKSNL; encoded by the coding sequence ATGGATAGATTTACTTGCCGACATTGCGGGGCGAGTCCTGCAAAAATGTTGGGGGTAGAGTTGCATGTAGATCATATAATCGCTTGGAGTAAAGGCGGTGAAACCGTCTTGTCAAATCTCCAAACTCTTTGCTCAAAGTGTAATCTTGGAAAGAGTAATCTGTAA
- a CDS encoding antibiotic biosynthesis monooxygenase — protein sequence MTCIQGNPNKIHELARYEVRPESLDQCLAAIHEFVAYIRENDTGSLRYEGQDAEHPTRFVHIFVWRDSEGNRIHGESAAVKKFAGILYPNCLALSSSLNTNRSTQMPPSSASDHRSCRRRDHDRSFHV from the coding sequence ATGACGTGCATCCAAGGCAACCCAAACAAGATTCACGAGCTTGCCCGTTACGAGGTTCGACCAGAATCCCTCGATCAGTGCCTCGCTGCGATACATGAGTTTGTAGCCTACATCCGCGAGAATGATACAGGCTCTCTTCGCTACGAGGGGCAGGACGCCGAACATCCAACTCGCTTTGTACACATTTTTGTCTGGCGGGATTCCGAGGGAAACCGGATTCACGGAGAATCTGCCGCCGTAAAGAAGTTCGCTGGCATTCTCTATCCCAATTGTCTGGCTCTGTCGAGTTCATTGAATACAAACAGGTCGACGCAAATGCCGCCTTCAAGCGCATCTGACCATAGGTCGTGTCGGAGAAGGGATCATGACCGTTCGTTTCACGTTTAG
- a CDS encoding CopG family transcriptional regulator codes for MKSKIKYTDEPMGKLKVVSDFLPPSDQLVLKEDNVKVTLALKKSSIEFFKKEAKKNHTSYQKMIRQLVDWYTSHHQKSA; via the coding sequence ATGAAGAGCAAAATTAAGTACACAGATGAACCGATGGGAAAGCTGAAAGTCGTGAGTGACTTTCTGCCACCTTCGGATCAACTGGTCCTCAAGGAGGACAATGTCAAGGTGACGCTCGCCCTGAAGAAATCAAGCATTGAATTCTTTAAAAAAGAAGCCAAAAAGAATCACACATCGTATCAAAAAATGATTCGGCAACTTGTAGATTGGTACACATCTCATCACCAAAAAAGTGCCTGA
- the nspC gene encoding carboxynorspermidine decarboxylase produces MDTKDAKRFLRIIKGAIETPVYLLDETLIEKNMKVLQYVKERTDCKVFHALKAFASFATFPLMSRYLDGVCASGLNEARLGREEFKKEVHTFSAAYRETEFKAILKYSDSVIFNSFYQLRKYGEAAKKSGVEIGMRVNPGYSEVETEIYNPCASYSRLGIVHSVFRKEYPKYKELVDGLHFHAMCQQNSDVLERILKSFEKLYGKYISGLRWVNFGGGHHITRDDYDRDLLISLINTFKKKYGVQVHLEPGEASVYDAGVLISTVLDIVENRKKIAIMDTSAETHMPDVMLMPYRPHIIGSGKKNEKDYRYRLAGPSCLAGDVIGDYSFDRPLKRGDKLIFTDMALYSIVKNTTFNGINLPDIAVLRAGGKVEVVRRFGYKDYRNRQS; encoded by the coding sequence ATGGACACAAAGGATGCTAAAAGATTTCTCAGGATCATAAAAGGGGCAATTGAAACACCGGTATACCTGTTAGACGAGACGCTCATCGAAAAAAATATGAAGGTCCTCCAATACGTGAAGGAGCGCACAGACTGCAAGGTCTTTCACGCATTGAAGGCATTTGCCTCTTTTGCTACCTTCCCCTTGATGTCCAGGTATCTTGACGGCGTCTGTGCAAGCGGCCTGAACGAAGCGAGGCTCGGCCGTGAAGAATTCAAAAAGGAAGTGCATACGTTCAGCGCGGCATATCGGGAAACAGAGTTCAAGGCAATCCTGAAGTATTCGGACTCGGTCATATTCAATTCATTCTATCAACTCCGAAAATACGGTGAGGCTGCGAAGAAAAGCGGCGTCGAGATCGGTATGAGGGTGAATCCGGGATACTCTGAAGTTGAAACGGAAATATACAATCCCTGCGCCTCATATTCGAGGCTGGGGATAGTTCACAGCGTATTCCGTAAAGAATACCCGAAATACAAAGAGTTGGTAGACGGCTTACACTTTCATGCAATGTGCCAGCAGAATTCAGATGTGCTCGAAAGGATTTTAAAATCGTTTGAAAAACTCTATGGTAAATACATCTCGGGTCTGAGATGGGTGAACTTCGGAGGCGGCCATCATATAACGCGGGATGATTACGACAGAGATCTTCTGATCAGTCTCATAAACACATTTAAGAAGAAATATGGAGTCCAGGTGCACCTTGAACCCGGGGAAGCAAGTGTTTACGATGCAGGGGTGCTCATATCAACGGTTCTGGATATTGTGGAAAACAGGAAGAAGATCGCGATCATGGACACCTCGGCAGAAACGCATATGCCGGATGTGATGCTTATGCCTTACCGGCCGCACATCATAGGCTCAGGCAAGAAGAATGAAAAGGACTATCGGTACAGGCTTGCAGGGCCGAGCTGTCTTGCCGGGGATGTCATCGGCGATTATTCCTTTGACCGGCCCCTGAAAAGGGGAGACAAACTTATCTTTACGGATATGGCCCTTTATAGCATCGTAAAGAACACCACGTTTAACGGTATAAACCTGCCTGATATAGCGGTCTTAAGGGCTGGGGGCAAGGTTGAAGTTGTCAGAAGATTTGGATACAAGGATTACCGCAACAGACAGTCATAA
- a CDS encoding saccharopine dehydrogenase family protein — MNNTKSRGRIMIIGAGGVATVAAHKCAQLPEVFKEIMVASRTLSKCEAIRKDIKQRYGREIQTAQVDADNVPELAALIKSYQPDLVLNLALPYQDLHIMDACLETGVHYIDTANYEPLDVAHFEYSWQWAYQEKFRQCGLMAVPGSGFDPGVTNVFTAYAQKHLFDEIHYLDILDCNAGSHGHAFATNFNPEINIREVTQIVRHWENGKWVETPAIIEKESVHFSFDYPIAGPQESYLLYHEELESLAQNIKGLKRARFWMTFSENYLNHLRVLQNVGMTRIDEVDYDGKKIVPIKFLKALLPEPSSLGTKYTGKTVIGNIMTGIKDGKTLTRYIYNVCDHEEAFKETGTQAIAYTTGVPAMIGAMMMLTGRWKGAGVYNIEQLNPDAFMEALNSHGLPWQVVEHAAMPDTL, encoded by the coding sequence ATGAATAATACCAAGAGCCGTGGCAGGATAATGATAATCGGGGCCGGAGGAGTGGCAACCGTTGCAGCACACAAGTGCGCACAGCTTCCCGAAGTATTCAAAGAAATAATGGTCGCAAGCAGGACACTTTCGAAGTGTGAAGCAATTCGAAAAGATATCAAACAGAGATATGGCAGAGAGATTCAGACAGCACAGGTCGATGCGGACAACGTACCGGAACTGGCTGCGTTGATTAAGAGCTATCAGCCTGATCTTGTCCTTAATCTTGCACTGCCCTATCAGGACCTACATATCATGGATGCCTGCCTTGAAACCGGAGTCCACTATATAGACACCGCCAATTATGAACCGCTGGATGTGGCCCACTTTGAATACAGCTGGCAATGGGCATATCAGGAGAAGTTCAGGCAGTGCGGGCTGATGGCAGTTCCCGGTTCCGGGTTCGACCCTGGCGTTACGAATGTCTTTACCGCGTATGCGCAGAAGCACCTCTTTGACGAGATCCATTATCTGGACATACTGGACTGCAATGCCGGAAGCCACGGCCATGCATTTGCGACAAACTTCAACCCTGAGATCAATATCCGGGAAGTGACCCAGATCGTCAGGCACTGGGAAAACGGGAAATGGGTCGAGACACCTGCAATAATCGAAAAAGAGAGTGTGCATTTCAGCTTTGACTATCCGATCGCCGGTCCGCAGGAAAGTTATCTTCTATACCATGAAGAACTTGAATCGCTTGCGCAGAACATAAAGGGGCTGAAAAGGGCCAGATTCTGGATGACCTTTTCGGAGAATTATCTCAACCACCTCAGGGTGCTCCAGAACGTCGGCATGACAAGAATAGACGAGGTCGATTATGACGGCAAAAAGATCGTGCCGATAAAATTTCTTAAGGCTCTGCTTCCTGAACCATCCTCTCTTGGAACTAAATATACCGGAAAGACCGTCATCGGCAACATCATGACCGGGATAAAAGATGGGAAGACCCTTACCCGCTATATCTATAATGTCTGTGACCACGAAGAGGCCTTCAAGGAGACCGGAACACAGGCTATTGCCTATACGACCGGCGTCCCTGCAATGATCGGTGCGATGATGATGCTCACCGGCAGATGGAAAGGAGCCGGTGTATACAACATCGAGCAACTGAACCCTGACGCGTTCATGGAGGCATTAAATAGCCATGGCCTTCCCTGGCAGGTAGTAGAACACGCTGCGATGCCCGATACACTGTAA
- a CDS encoding formylmethanofuran dehydrogenase codes for MKRYDDVVDFHGHSCPGLALGYRVSQRALKEFKNRSEDEELVAIVENNSCAVDAVQVMTGCTFGKGNLIFRDYGKHVYTFLRRPSGKSIRISIIWEKPAETKEEKKYWDAYAKGDRSKKVLEFVHSRKAVRTQQILEAGDEELFIISKGKSVLPPEAEIFESIRCGVCKEKVAEPKAQSLDDLRLCIPCFEQKGKKR; via the coding sequence ATGAAACGTTATGACGATGTTGTTGATTTTCACGGACATTCCTGCCCCGGCCTTGCCCTCGGGTACCGGGTATCCCAGAGGGCGCTCAAAGAGTTCAAAAATCGCTCGGAAGACGAGGAGCTCGTCGCTATAGTTGAGAATAATTCCTGTGCTGTTGATGCTGTCCAGGTAATGACAGGATGTACCTTTGGAAAAGGCAACCTCATATTCAGGGACTATGGCAAACACGTTTATACTTTTCTCAGGCGGCCCTCAGGCAAGAGCATCAGGATATCGATTATATGGGAAAAACCTGCTGAGACAAAAGAGGAAAAGAAATATTGGGATGCCTATGCAAAAGGCGACAGGTCAAAAAAGGTGCTTGAGTTCGTGCATTCACGAAAGGCGGTGCGAACACAGCAGATTCTTGAGGCCGGCGATGAAGAGCTATTTATAATAAGTAAGGGGAAGAGTGTGCTGCCGCCTGAGGCAGAGATCTTCGAAAGTATCCGGTGCGGGGTCTGCAAGGAAAAGGTGGCTGAACCAAAAGCGCAATCTCTGGACGACCTTAGGCTCTGCATTCCCTGTTTCGAACAGAAAGGAAAGAAGAGATGA